TGCATTTACCAGCGCTTGGGCAACCTTTGCGATCCTTTGTTTCATCATAGTTGCTGATGTTTTTAGGTGAGAAACAACCGCTAAATATAGCTTTTTATGCATAAGCTTTTACGGCCATTGAAAGGCTGAATCACGGATTATTCGGATTTAGGGATTGTACGGAGGGGGTTATCCGCATCAAAATGGTTGTGCCCATAAGTGATAGCCTCCAATATGGGCTGGCTAACTACGCTTATACGTTTAATTGCGCTCTGGAAACCGCTCCTCGCATTTGAAGCTGCTTCTTTTGAAAAAAATTCGAATGCTTTAGGGAATGCCAAAATTTTGCATACTTTTAGTTTTGAATAACTATTAAATAGGCAATCCGAAATATCGTACTTCCTACATTCCAGAATGCTTCTGCTATAGCTATTCGAAACATCAAACGTAATCTAATAAAGTATGCTTATGAAACCCGCATGACTAGCAGTCGCAAACAGGTATGAATAAAGCCTTGTTATGCGGGTAACATCTAACCTTTAAAAACAATTTTATTCAGATGAAAAAAAGAATAATCGTGGCTCTATGCAGCTTATTAGCCCTTTCAGCGCATTCACAATCCGTCCCACTTAAGCAGAAGGCATCGGCCGATAGCCTTAAAAAAACGCTAACATTTCTTGCATCCGACAGCCTAAAAGGGCGTGCATCAGGTAGCCCAGAGCAAGTGGTTGCCGCCAACTTTATCGCCAAGTCCTTTATGCGGTATGGGCTTGAGGGGGCATCCAACAAAAGCGACAATCCCTTTTACCACCCATTCTACCTAGTTAACTACAGATTTCCGACCGACTATAAGATTCTAATAAAAGAAGCTAACCATTCGATTTCGCCCTATACCGATATGCATATTGTATCGGCACAGAAAATACACAACCAATGCTTCACCCCCTTTTTAGGGAATATCGACAGCATTAAAACAAATTTCCTAAAGGTTATTCCCTCTACCACACTCGATGATGGAATTGCCCAAGTAAGCAGAAGCATCAGCGAGCAACCTTCCATCAAAAGCTACATGCTAGTGCTGAGCAAGGAGCAGCAGAAAGCATACAATAAGGATCGGATGACCCTCCAATTCTCGCAAGGCGCATTGGTTAACGAAAAAGGCGACACACTACTGATGGGCTACTACAAAGAGACTATTCCGCTTAATAAGAATACGTGCTACACTCATGCTCTTTCATTCGTTAAAAGGAATCCGGGCATCACCCTATTTATCTCGAACGAGCAAGTGCTAAAAAGCCTGTTCAGCGATACAACTATTGCTATTGGCACAGCGAGCAATACTACCAAAGTTGGGAGGTCTATTGAAGTTAACGGGACAGCTGTTCCGGACAGGCTCCGCTTCCGCAAAGTGGCCAACGTTGTTGCCAAAATTGAGGGAACAAGCAAAAAGGATGAGGTAATCTTTGTGAGCGCCCATTTCGACCATATCGGAATTCTTCGTACGAAAAAGAATGAGGGCGCCAAGGCGGATACCATCTGCAATGGCGCCGACGACAACGGCTCCGGAACCTCGGCCATAATGGAGGTTGCCCGACTATTTGGCGAGGCCCAAAAGCAGGGATTTCGGCCACAACGAACCATTGTTTTTACGGCATTTTCAGGTGAAGAAGCAGGGCTACTTGGATCAAAAGCAATAATGGAACTCCCCATAGTACCGCTCGATAGAATTAAGGCTGACGTTAACCTCGATATGGTTGGCAGAACCGACTCGGAGCATACCGAATGGGACATGTACGCCTACACCATCCCTTTGGTAGACTCATTGGCATTACAAAAGAACATTGACATTGCTGCAAAATTGGCTAAAATTGACTTATCCGTAGAGTTTAATTCGCGCGATAAGGAGCTTTGGAGAAACGGTTCCGACCATGCCTCGTTCACCGAAAAAAACATTCCTGCAGTTGCCATTACCACAGGCATGCATCCCGACTACCATCAGCCTTCTGACGAAGTCGATAAGATCAACTTTAAGCGTTTGGAGCGCATAGCCACCTTTGCCTACTACCTTGTTTGGGAGCTGGCCAACCAGTAGCGCCGCTAATCGGCCTTCAGCCGTAAATGTATACGGGCTAAGTTCCCGAAAAAAAAAGCGTAGGCACTGCCTACGCTTTTTTTAAATATCTAACCCTAAACTTACTTAATAAATTTTGCCTCGAGGGTAATTGGCACTGCGCTCAACGCTCTAGAGATGGGGCAACCCGCCTTAGCTGCGTTTGCCAGCTCTACGAACTTCTCCTCGCTCATGCCCGAAACCTTTCCGGTAAGCTTTAGGGTAATTCCGGTTATGCTAAAGCCGCCCTCTCCCTGATCTAAGCTAACAACCGCATCGGTTACCAGCTCGTCGGCAGTAAACCCGGCACCCGCAATCTGAAAGCTTAGGGCCATGGTAAAGCAGCCCGCATGTGCTGCAGCAATTAGCTCCTCGGGGTTGGTTCCCGATTTACCCTCTTCATCCTTAAAGCGTGCCGCGAAGCCGTAAGGGGTGTTACTTAAGACTCCACTTGTAGAGGTTAATGCGCCTTTACCTTCTAATCCGTTGCCATTCCATTTGGCGGTTGCTTTACGTTTCATTCTTTTGAGTTTTTTAATTGTTTCATTATGTAGAAATACTACAATAGCTTTCTGTTTTACGACCTGTTCATCAGGTGCAGTATATAAACAATGGTACAAAAAAAAGTTCAATTGAAAGACCTTGGAGTAAACAAGATTCGGGCTTAACGATTAGTATTTAACAGAAAAAAAATGTTTTTTCGCCTTCTTAGCCGGCTACGCTGAGCCAAAGCTGCGATTAATGGCGGCTCTACTTCCGTGCAATCCGCATAATCCATCTAATCCGTGATCAAAAAAAGGAGCACCAACCTCCGTTGGCGCCCCTTCGTACTATTTGCTCCTACCCGTTGTAGGAACCGTTTCTTTGAAAGATTACGATTCGAAATTATTGCTTCTGCAAAAAAAGGCTACGCCTTTGGGGCGTCTTCCTTGTTGGCTTCGTTCTTCGTCTTGGCCTCGTTCTGCTCAAACTTGATGTTGAAGGCCTCGATCTTCTGGCAAAGGGCCACCCAC
This sequence is a window from Acetobacteroides hydrogenigenes. Protein-coding genes within it:
- a CDS encoding M28 family metallopeptidase yields the protein MKKRIIVALCSLLALSAHSQSVPLKQKASADSLKKTLTFLASDSLKGRASGSPEQVVAANFIAKSFMRYGLEGASNKSDNPFYHPFYLVNYRFPTDYKILIKEANHSISPYTDMHIVSAQKIHNQCFTPFLGNIDSIKTNFLKVIPSTTLDDGIAQVSRSISEQPSIKSYMLVLSKEQQKAYNKDRMTLQFSQGALVNEKGDTLLMGYYKETIPLNKNTCYTHALSFVKRNPGITLFISNEQVLKSLFSDTTIAIGTASNTTKVGRSIEVNGTAVPDRLRFRKVANVVAKIEGTSKKDEVIFVSAHFDHIGILRTKKNEGAKADTICNGADDNGSGTSAIMEVARLFGEAQKQGFRPQRTIVFTAFSGEEAGLLGSKAIMELPIVPLDRIKADVNLDMVGRTDSEHTEWDMYAYTIPLVDSLALQKNIDIAAKLAKIDLSVEFNSRDKELWRNGSDHASFTEKNIPAVAITTGMHPDYHQPSDEVDKINFKRLERIATFAYYLVWELANQ
- a CDS encoding OsmC family protein; translated protein: MKRKATAKWNGNGLEGKGALTSTSGVLSNTPYGFAARFKDEEGKSGTNPEELIAAAHAGCFTMALSFQIAGAGFTADELVTDAVVSLDQGEGGFSITGITLKLTGKVSGMSEEKFVELANAAKAGCPISRALSAVPITLEAKFIK